A genomic stretch from Pochonia chlamydosporia 170 chromosome 4, whole genome shotgun sequence includes:
- a CDS encoding non-ribosomal peptide synthetase-like protein (similar to Zymoseptoria tritici IPO323 XP_003848187.1), translating into MIQGQQPLLAAGVAHSVSELAIYPFEEPAASRTLVDVLYSTILKHPTSLAVDNGKTRLSYSELADRIAIQIEDLRSMGVGVGDRVGVRLSSGSIELYVSILSVLAAGAAYVPVDVDDPDDRADLVWAEAGVCVVLTDNGMIPQFKAATGQQHRPRPEDDAWIIFTSGSTGKPKGVAVSHRSAAAFVDAEAQLFLPSNHNPLAPGDRVLAGLSVAFDASCEEMWLAWRHGACLVPAPRSLVKAGADLGAFLIAQRISVVSTVPTLAALWPIEALSALRLLILGGEACPPELATRLSGAVSGPVWNTYGPTEATVVSCAAPLVAGETVRIGLPLKGWRLAVIGSDGCPVRWGDVGELVIGGVGMARYLDREKDRAKFTPTSFFDGERMYRSGDLVRAERDGLLFVGRDDEQIKLGGRRIELGEIDAALMTLPGVNAAASAIRHSETGIQILVGYVVRNGAAHATTTTDRELLLRVLPATLVPMLITVDDLPIRTSGKVDRKALPWPPLESSTGKQEGDLPPHSTAAWLAEQWRRLLGMPASMDSNFFHLGGTSLAAAQLVSQVRQRCQTLSVADVYENPELKSMAARVDELSGTENTGSEYLPTARWVLLTQSLVQFGVIVALLSFEGLRWLIAIGLTKKFFAIRLDATSWAARYAMPWWLIIVGWVVLITMPGRLLTTAGVVRLITIGIRPGIYRRGGAVHLRLWAAERFVAQNRIAPIAGTQWCRRYARLLGCRVGADAQIHGLPPVTGLAAFGDGCAVEPEADIAGWWLDGDRLHIGTITIGHGARVGTRSTLLPNTLLEPFADVQPGISVQGTVRGPESHDRDSNSSMDDSEIMGESFWTGPRYTVTLLLLDFSPIIMIAPVLGLTPALVQNYNNFRSLILALIEMTLPGAILGILLSATINISLVRLLSLAIRPGVHSWHSTAAWASWLTHGIMMELRSSLFPIYASLFTPTWLRLLGATMGSSVESSTVVPIPSLLSVRDGGFLADDVLLSPAELRAGRIRLGPSLVGVRAFVGNSAIVDPDVEVSDGSLIGVLSTAPDTEKMESGSSWLGRPPMSLPRRNEAPADETLTFKPPLRLRVARALVESCRLFPLLISAMLATLVGVGMLFFIDTFGNCWAILGAGGLLVAAGIASGIITIVAKWLLTPVIAPGKQRPLWSSFVWRNELADTFIQSLALPWLLRMCYGTPILPMWMRLLGATIGRGVWLESHLLPEAELIQLDDGVTINRGCVLQTHLFHDRLMRLDKVHLERGATLGPYAITLPGSTIGSGTTIAPTSLVMRGEHIPAGTRWKGNPVRPWSDEEKVTGSSAESSDRENMPCPV; encoded by the coding sequence ATGATCCAAGGTCAACAACCACTGCTCGCGGCTGGTGTCGCACACTCGGTCTCTGAGTTGGCAATATATCCGTTTGAGGAACCAGCAGCGTCTCGAACTCTGGTAGACGTACTATATTCGACCATTTTGAAGCATCCCACTTCCCTTGCagtcgacaatggcaagactCGGCTTAGCTACAGCGAGCTGGCTGACCGGATAGCTATCCAGATTGAGGACTTACGGTCCATGGGCGTTGGAGTCGGCGACCGTGTCGGCGTGCGGCTGAGCTCTGGATCGATAGAGCTCTACGTGAGCATTCTGTCCGTGTTGGCAGCGGGTGCCGCATACGTTCCggttgatgtggatgatCCAGATGACCGGGCTGATCTTGTGTGGGCCGAAGCTGGGGTTTGCGTTGTGCTCACAGACAATGGCATGATTCCTCAGTTTAAGGCTGCCACTGGTCAACAACACCGTCCTCGcccagaagatgatgcctgGATCATCTTCACATCAGGCTCGACTGGGAAGCCGAAAGGAGTGGCAGTGAGCCATCGCAGTGCAGCGGCATTCGTCGATGCCGAAGCACAACTATTCCTGCCAAGTAATCACAATCCCCTAGCACCGGGTGATCGTGTTCTTGCAGGACTTTCAGTGGCGTTTGACGCCTCGTGTGAGGAGATGTGGCTAGCTTGGCGGCACGGCGCGTGTCTAGTTCCGGCACCAAGGTCGTTAGTCAAGGCCGGGGCCGATCTGGGTGCATTTCTCATAGCGCAGCGCATTTCGGTAGTGTCCACGGTGCCAACACTCGCTGCTCTCTGGCCGATTGAAGCATTGAGCGCTCTTCGTCTGTTGATTCTCGGCGGCGAAGCCTGTCCTCCGGAGCTAGCAACCCGTCTCTCCGGTGCCGTGAGTGGGCCAGTGTGGAATACCTACGGCCCCACCGAGGCCACTGTTGTTTCTTGCGCGGCCCCACTTGTGGCCGGAGAAACGGTGCGCATCGGCCTGCCGTTGAAAGGCTGGAGACTCGCCGTCATCGGATCAGATGGTTGTCCCGTGCGATGGGGTGACGTCGGTGAATTGGTTAtcggtggtgttggaatGGCCCGATACCTTGACAGGGAGAAGGACAGGGCCAAGTTTACCCCAACTTCTTTTTTTGATGGCGAGCGAATGTACCGGAGTGGCGATCTCGTCCGAGCGGAGCGTGATGGACTGCTTTTCGTTGGGCGTGATGATGAGCAGATCAAGCTCGGTGGACGACGAATTGAGTTGGGCGAGATCGATGCGGCTCTAATGACTCTCCCTGGTGTCAACGCTGCTGCTAGCGCTATTCGCCATAGTGAGACCGGGATACAGATTCTTGTGGGATACGTTGTCCGGAATGGCGCTGCGCATGCCACGACTACAACTGACCGAGAATTGCTTCTACGCGTACTTCCCGCCACACTCGTGCCGATGCTTATCACGGTCGATGACCTGCCAATACGGACATCAGGCAAGGTAGACCGTAAAGCACTGCCCTGGCCGCCACTTGAGTCATCTACTGGCAAACAAGAAGGCGACTTGCCGCCTCACAGCACCGCGGCGTGGCTTGCCGAGCAGTGGCGGCGTTTGCTCGGTATGCCCGCCTCAATGGACTCCAACTTTTTCCATCTTGGCGGCACCAGTCTTGCTGCAGCTCAGCTCGTGTCACAGGTGCGACAGCGATGCCAAACGCTTTCGGTTGCTGATGTTTACGAGAATCCAGAATTAAAATCCATGGCGGCTCGTGTCGACGAGCTCTCCGGGACCGAAAACACTGGCAGCGAATATTTACCGACGGCTCGCTGGGTGCTGTTGACACAGAGCCTGGTTCAGTTCGGGGTGATTGTGGCACTGCTCAGCTTCGAAGGGCTCCGCTGGCTCATTGCGATAGGTCTCACGAAGAAGTTCTTTGCCATACGTCTTGACGCTACTAGCTGGGCTGCAAGGTACGCGATGCCATGGTGGTTGATCATTGTTGGCTGGGTAGTATTAATCACCATGCCTGGCCGCCTGCTCACGACTGCAGGAGTTGTACGACTCATCACCATAGGCATCCGACCCGGCATCTACCGCCGGGGAGGTGCTGTACACTTGCGATTATGGGCAGCAGAGCGCTTCGTGGCACAGAACCGCATTGCCCCCATAGCTGGCACTCAGTGGTGTCGTCGCTATGCTAGGCTGTTGGGCTGTCGTGTCGGTGCTGATGCGCAGATCCATGGGCTCCCTCCAGTAACAGGTCTTGCCGCCTTTGGGGACGGGTGCGCAGTTGAACCTGAGGCTGATATAGCTGGATGGTGGCTCGATGGTGATAGACTTCACATTGGTACCATAACCATCGGACATGGTGCAAGAGTTGGTACCCGTTCCACGCTTTTGCCCAACACATTGCTGGAGCCTTTCGCTGATGTCCAGCCCGGCATCAGTGTCCAGGGAACGGTAAGAGGGCCAGAATCTCATGACCGTGATTCCAACTCATCCATGGACGACTCGGAGATTATGGGGGAGAGCTTCTGGACAGGGCCTCGGTACACGGtgaccttgctgctgctggactTTTCACCCATCATTATGATCGCGCCTGTATTGGGGCTCACTCCTGCGCTCGTCCAAAACTACAACAACTTTAGAAGTCTGATCCTAGCGCTGATCGAGATGACACTTCCAGGTGCCATTCTGGGAATCTTGTTGTCCGCCACAATCAATATATCTCTGGTCAGACTATTGAGTCTCGCAATCCGTCCTGGTGTACACTCGTGGCACAGCACCGCAGCATGGGCGAGTTGGCTAACGCATGGTATAATGATGGAGCTACGCAGTTCCTTATTCCCCATTTATGCCAGTCTATTTACTCCAACATGGCTACGTCTGCTAGGAGCTACCATGGGTAGCTCTGTAGAGTCGTCTACCGTGGTTCCCATCCCGTCACTGTTATCAGTTCGAGATGGTGGGTTTCTTGCGGATGATGTGCTGCTATCCCCTGCTGAGCTTAGAGCCGGCCGTATTCGACTGGGACCCTCCCTCGTAGGGGTAAGAGCCTTTGTCGGTAACTCAGCAATAGTCGATCCAGACGTCGAAGTATCTGACGGCTCTTTGATTGGTGTGCTCAGCACGGCACCAGATACTGAAAAGATGGAATCTGGCTCATCCTGGTTAGGCAGGCCTCCCATGTCACTCCCTCGACGAAACGAAGCACCAGCTGATGAGACTTTGACCTTTAAACCACCCCTACGCTTGCGGGTGGCCAGAGCACTAGTCGAATCATGTCGACTATTTCCCCTTCTGATCTCCGCAATGTTGGCAACgctggttggagttggcATGTTGTTCTTCATAGATACGTTCGGTAATTGCTGGGCTATTCTAGGCGCCGGCGGGCTGCTCGTTGCCGCAGGTATAGCTAGCGGTATCATCACCATCGTGGCCAAGTGGCTATTGACGCCGGTCATTGCCCCGGGAAAGCAGCGTCCGCTGTGGAGCTCCTTTGTCTGGCGCAACGAACTAGCTGATACTTTCATACAGTCGCTGGCCCTTCCGTGGCTTCTCAGAATGTGTTATGGTACTCCAATATTACCAATGTGGATGCGTTTATTAGGAGCTACGATTGGCCGTGGCGTGTGGTTGGAAAGTCACCTGCTTCCTGAAGCTGAACTCAtccagcttgacgatggagTTACAATTAATCGCGGGTGTGTGTTGCAAACACACTTATTCCACGACCGGCTAATGCGACTGGATAAAGTCCATCTGGAGCGAGGAGCCACACTTGGGCCCTATGCTATTACGTTGCCTGGCAGCACCATCGGCTCAGGAACGACTATCGCACCGACTTCACTTGTCATGCGTGGTGAGCACATCCCAGCAGGTACTCGCTGGAAAGGGAACCCAGTTCGGCCTTGGTCTGATGAGGAAAAAGTCACTGGGAGTTCAGCTGAAAGTTCTGACAGGGAGAATATGCCTTGCCCAGTATGA